AATATCTCGATCGATCTGCGCATCACCGGGCCAACGCTAGATATCTCCACCGCCTGCGCCTCGGCTACCCATGCAATTGGCATGGCCTTCCACATGGTGCGCTCCGGCATGACGACAGCGGCCATCGCTGGCGGTCATGAAGCCCCCTTGAGCTGGGGTTTCTATCGTGCATGGGATTCCATGCGGGTCGTCTCCCCTACGCGGTGCCGCCCCTTCGCTGCCGATCGTGACGGAATGACTCTGGGCGAGGGCGCAGCCATGCTCGTTCTCGAAACCCTGGAGTCCGCCCAGGAGCGGAATGCCCCAATCTTCGCAGAGATCGTTGGCTTCGGCATGTCCGCGGACGCCAACCACATCACTCAGCCGCAAGCCGACGGCGCCGCAACTGCCATGCGTAAAGCTCTGGCCGATGCGAATATCTCGCCTGGGGAAGTCGGCTACATCAACGCGCATGGAACCGGAACCCAGGCCAATGACTCCACCGAAGCCGCAGCGATCCATCAGGTCTTCGGGGCTCGCGCAGCGAAGATTCCAATCAGCTCGACAAAAGCCCTCCATGGGCATTCCATTGGAGCCAGCGGCGCGCTGGAAGCACTTGCCACAACGCTGGCTCTTCAAGAAGGCAAGCTTCCTCAGAACGGCGATGTTACCAATCCCGATCCTTCGCTGAACCTTGACATCATCATCAACGGACCTCGGCCAACTGGAGCAACCATTGCTCTCTCCAACTCACTGGCCTTCGGGGGACTCAACGCCGTAATCGCACTCCGCACCTGGCAGTAGATATTTCGACAAACTTCGCAAAAAGAGCTGGTGCAGATGCATTTCATTCGCACCAGCTTCTTTCCCTTAAGCAAAATTCGTCTCGAGCAACTTCTCCAACCGGTCGTAGCTGGCCGCAACTCCACTCTCCATCGGGGAACGCAGAACCGTATCGCGCGTCTCCTGCGAGGAGTAGGTCACGGTGCTCTCTACCGTCGTGATGCCGTTCTTCTCCGTAAGAACAGTCGTAACAACCGCGCTGCCCGGATACCATGCTTCATCGAATTGCTCCGTCGCCGATATCCGTTCATGCGGAATAACCTCGCGATAAACGCCACCCATTCCCATCTTCTGGCCGTTGTCGTGGGTCCACTCGTAACGGTAAGCACCTCCAACCTTCAGATCGATGGTGCATACGGTCATCGTCCATCCCGAAGGGCCCGCCAGCCATCGACTCAGCAGCTCGGGCTTGGTCCATGCATCGAAAACCAACTTCCGCGGTGCCTGAAACTCCCGCGTCATCACGACCTCGCGGTCACCTCTTGCAGCGACCTTCAACTTCCCTGTCTCATTCGTCGGCATCTATAACTCCTTTGGAATCGTTTATCTGAAACCGGGCTACGCAGTTGGAATAAGAATCTCTGTCACCAACTTGTCTTCGGGCGTCGTCTTGGGATCATTCGTATAGTGTTCGATGGTGAAGTCATCGCGTAGTGGAATCTTCTTCTCACCAACAATCGACCACACACGCCCGGAGGCCTCTGGCAGATTGGAATAAGATCCCGTCAAAACGAACCGGCTATACTTCCCACCGCCGAACTGTATCGATTGCACATCTGGTGGCAGCTGCTCTGGTGCGGCGGCAAGCAGAAAGCCAGCGCGATAGACCTTCGGCCCGATCTTATAGAGAGCCATCGCTCCGCTGATTTTGTTGTGCTTTGAGATGGCAGGTTCAAGATGATGCAGCTCTTGCCAGGCCTGTGCCGCAGTGTTTAAAAACGGACCTATCTTTTCAATGAAAACATAGTGGGTTGTGGGCTGCGTAACAATCTCCGGTTCGATTGTAAGGTTCATATCGTCTCCTTTTTAACTTCCAAAAATGCCGTTCTCATTTCGCTTTATGATGTCTTCTCTTCTGCCGTGTTTTCGTATTCCTCATTCGGCTGTCTTCGGCCTTCAACTCTTCCAGCAAGAGATCCAGACGGGCAAAATTTTGTTCCCATACTTCGCGATAGCGCTCCAGCCACTCGCTTGCCTCAGCGAGAGGCTGCGCCTCAAGTCGGCACGGCCTCTTCTGAGCATCCCGTCCCCGCGAAACCAACCCTGCACGCTCCAGCACCTTCAAATGCTTGGAGATCGCCGGCTGGCTCATTGCGAATGGCTCAACCAGCTCCGCCACCGAGGCTTCACCTTCTGCCAAACGAGCGACAATCGCTCTCCGTGTTGGATCGGCTAATGCCGCAAAGATTGCATCCAAATTCGGAGAAGTCGGTGCAGCGAACTGAATACCATAACTCATAAGCTATATAACCTATTGGTTATATACATCGGATAAGCATTTGCGGTCAAGAGATTCACTTTTTTCAAAATCTTTTCCTCGAGCTGTCTTTGTCCCTGCATACCTCTCCGGTATAGGGTTGAGAATATGAAGGAGTTGCGTAAACTCTCCATTGCAGTTCCGGCCCTTGTTCTTCTTGCGAGCTTGATCGGCGCCTATCTTACCCGTGGCGCCATGGCAAACCTCCCCTTTCTCCGCGCCAACGGTCGTACATACGGCTCTCGCCCCTCTGGCGAACTCGTCGATCAACGCCCCTGGCAAACCATCGAGGCGCTCGCTCCTCTTGCCGTATCGGTCGAAGAGAAACGACTCGTCCGCGAGGCCGAACGCCTTGCCGATCACGAAGTCGATCAGGCCTTCGCCCAGGCGCTCCGTCAGACATCGCTTGAAACCAAGACCCTGACTGGAGAAGCCAAAATCCTGCAGCAGAGGATTGCGACCCTGCAAGCAGTTATCAAAGATGATCAGGCCAAGCTCGACAGCCTCACCGCTGCTTCAAAAAGCTCGAATCCTCCCTCATCCGACGATCTCGATGCAGCCAAAGCGCAGGTGCAGTTAGATACGGATGAATTGAACGATGCGAATGAAGACTTCGCTCGCATGATT
This portion of the Edaphobacter sp. 4G125 genome encodes:
- a CDS encoding beta-ketoacyl-[acyl-carrier-protein] synthase family protein, with product MNRVVITGLGCITPIGSTVDLFRDSLFAGKTGIAPIAAVPDAPEGDPGVRYSQAAQIFDFDPAQHLDSGIITATNRNTQLAIVAARQAARQASLTEHHAPENIAIIMGCACGGRSSEESEVKKLYLANARAHPLTIVRTMSSAGASNISIDLRITGPTLDISTACASATHAIGMAFHMVRSGMTTAAIAGGHEAPLSWGFYRAWDSMRVVSPTRCRPFAADRDGMTLGEGAAMLVLETLESAQERNAPIFAEIVGFGMSADANHITQPQADGAATAMRKALADANISPGEVGYINAHGTGTQANDSTEAAAIHQVFGARAAKIPISSTKALHGHSIGASGALEALATTLALQEGKLPQNGDVTNPDPSLNLDIIINGPRPTGATIALSNSLAFGGLNAVIALRTWQ
- a CDS encoding SRPBCC family protein, whose protein sequence is MPTNETGKLKVAARGDREVVMTREFQAPRKLVFDAWTKPELLSRWLAGPSGWTMTVCTIDLKVGGAYRYEWTHDNGQKMGMGGVYREVIPHERISATEQFDEAWYPGSAVVTTVLTEKNGITTVESTVTYSSQETRDTVLRSPMESGVAASYDRLEKLLETNFA
- a CDS encoding GyrI-like domain-containing protein; amino-acid sequence: MNLTIEPEIVTQPTTHYVFIEKIGPFLNTAAQAWQELHHLEPAISKHNKISGAMALYKIGPKVYRAGFLLAAAPEQLPPDVQSIQFGGGKYSRFVLTGSYSNLPEASGRVWSIVGEKKIPLRDDFTIEHYTNDPKTTPEDKLVTEILIPTA
- a CDS encoding ArsR/SmtB family transcription factor → MSYGIQFAAPTSPNLDAIFAALADPTRRAIVARLAEGEASVAELVEPFAMSQPAISKHLKVLERAGLVSRGRDAQKRPCRLEAQPLAEASEWLERYREVWEQNFARLDLLLEELKAEDSRMRNTKTRQKRRHHKAK